In Nicotiana tabacum cultivar K326 chromosome 19, ASM71507v2, whole genome shotgun sequence, one DNA window encodes the following:
- the LOC107806343 gene encoding SART-1 family protein DOT2-like, which yields MDLVDDDNNEEFRKYYERARNLALKRQEGLAKTFPESIASLIAISRPNNLTNPSCVSGESQQVVFTEMGEFVSGLQFDELDEQKHVDVLPNPSIEEKEPSVKEEETGIAPDETIREVPIGKGLSVALKRLRERGTLKEDIEWGGRNTDKKKSKLVGVGGDQVEGEKVIHIERTDEYGRILTEKEQFRLLSHQFHGKGPGKKKQEKHMRQYQQELKIKRMNNSY from the coding sequence ATGGACCTAGTTGATGATGATAATAACGAGGAGTTCAGAAAATACTACGAACGAGCCAGAAATCTTGCTTTGAAAAGGCAAGAGGGCCTTGCCAAAACTTTTCCAGAGTCAATTGCTTCGCTAATTGCCATTTCCCGTCCAAATAATTTAACTAATCCAAGTTGTGTATCTGGAGAGTCACAACAGGTTGTCTTCACAGAGATGGGGGAGTTTGTCTCAGGTCTTCAGTTTGATGAATTAGACGAACAAAAACACGTTGATGTGCTGCCAAATCCCTCAATCGAGGAAAAGGAGCCTTCTGTAAAGGAGGAGGAAACGGGAATAGCTCCAGATGAGACGATACGTGAAGTTCCAATTGGAAAGGGTTTGTCAGTAGCTCTCAAACGTCTGAGAGAACGAGGTACACTCAAGGAAGATATTGAATGGGGTGGTCGAAACACGGACAAGAAGAAAAGCAAGCTCGTAGGCGTTGGTGGCGATCAGGTGGAAGGGGAAAAAGTAATACACATTGAGAGGACTGATGAGTATGGGCGAATTCTAACTGAAAAGGAGCAATTTCGGTTGCTTTCCCATCAATTTCATGGGAAGGGGCCTGGAAAGAAGAAGCAAGAAAAACATATGCGGCAATACCAGCAGGAGCTCAAGATAAAAAGGATGAATAATTCATATTAA
- the LOC107814559 gene encoding protein SRC2-like gives MEWRPFDVTVISAESIKNVNYFSTMDVYVEVSIVGYAKNTKRTFIDKRGGTSPKWNHPMKFTLDEPSLTKPGLSLYFRLRSDRLFGDKDIGIVSIPINEIFGQSASGPDGSAERLVEYQVFTPISGRPRGTLKFAYKFGKKYGQPSELMFKNVNQPNGMYNENKHGDVPVTAYPYSQTGSNNVPPGMGYGTSNMAYQQPAGYPPAGYNGQQPTGYPPASRYSPSGYPPSGYGYPPQQQQQSYGGGYPQVQQVQKPQKKSNFGGMGAGVGLGLAGGLLGGMLVGEMASDVGEMDAYDQGYDDAMDDMDF, from the coding sequence ATGGAGTGGCGTCCGTTTGATGTCACTGTGATCTCCGCCGAAAGCATAAAAAATGTCAATTACTTCTCCACAATGGATGTTTACGTTGAAGTTTCAATCGTAGGTTATGCCAAGAACACGAAGAGAACGTTCATTGACAAAAGAGGTGGCACAAGTCCTAAATGGAATCACCCCATGAAATTCACATTAGACGAGCCTTCCCTCACAAAACCTGGCCTTTCCCTCTATTTCCGCCTCAGATCCGATCGCCTTTTCGGCGATAAGGATATTGGCATTGTCTCCATTCCTATAAATGAAATCTTCGGCCAATCTGCCTCTGGTCCTGATGGCAGTGCTGAGAGACTTGTGGAGTATCAAGTTTTTACACCAATTTCTGGTAGACCTAGAGGAACCCTCAAGTTTGCATATAAATTTGGAAAGAAATATGGACAACCTTCAGAGCTAATGTTCAAAAATGTCAATCAACCCAATGGTATGTATAATGAAAACAAGCATGGTGATGTGCCTGTCACGGCTTATCCATATTCACAGACAGGGTCTAATAATGTGCCACCTGGCATGGGATATGGAACGTCCAACATGGCGTATCAACAACCAGCAGGATATCCTCCCGCTGGTTACAACGGTCAGCAACCAACAGGATATCCTCCTGCTAGTAGATATTCACCATCTGGATATCCACCCTCTGGATATGGATATCCTCCTCAACAACAGCAACAAAGTTACGGAGGAGGATATCCACAGGTGCAACAAGTACAAAAGCCACAGAAAAAGAGCAATTTTGGAGGGATGGGAGCAGGAGTAGGGTTGGGTTTGGCTGGAGGGTTGCTTGGTGGTATGTTGGTAGGGGAAATGGCTTCTGATGTTGGAGAGATGGATGCCTATGATCAAGGATATGATGATGCCATGGATGATATGGATTTTTAA
- the LOC107814560 gene encoding autophagy-related protein 18a gives MTSTLPSSSPWPDSNSFVAPHMSENSPQALESDDRSSLSDLSDISSAITAATADNAEHRAETSVTSPAAAATTPTTVQNINPNPTSISLPVDSSTPNILYLSFNQDHGCFAAGTDRGFRIYNCDPLREIFRRDFAGNANGGGGICVVQMLFRCNILALVGGGPEPQYPLNKVMIWDDHQSRCIGELSFRSEVKSVRLRRDRIVVVLAQKIFVYNFADLKLLHQIETVANPKGLCEVSQVSGSMVLVCPGLQKGQVRVEHYASKRTKFIMAHDSRIVCFALTNDGRLLATASSKGTLVRVFNTLDGSLVQEVRRGADRAEIYSLAFSSTAQWLAVSSDKGTVHVFNLKVDSAALGVDRPRGASESNATSPSAVSHLSFIRGVLPKYFSSEWSVAQFRLQEGLQHIVAFGHQKNTVVILGMDGSFYRCEFDAAAGGEMTLLEHHSFLKPEENF, from the exons ATGACCTCTACCCTCCCTTCCTCCTCCCCTTGGCCCGATTCCAACTCTTTCGTTGCCCCTCACATGTCGGAAAATTCACCTCAAGCTCTAGAATCCGATGATCGTTCCTCTCTCTCTGACCTCTCCGATATCTCCTCCGCCATCACTGCCGCCACAGCTGATAATGCTGAACACCGCGCTGAAACCTCCGTTACCTCCCCTGCTGCCGCCGCTACTACTCCTACTACCGTACAGAATATTAACCCTAATCCTACTTCAATTTCTCTTCCCGTTGATTCTTCTACCCCGAATATCCTCTACCTTTCCTTCAACCAGGATCACGGTTGCTTTGCGGCGGGCACCGATCGCGGGTTCCGGATCTACAACTGCGACCCGCTTCGCGAGATTTTCCGCCGCGATTTTGCCGGTAATGCTAATGGCGGAGGTGGAATTTGTGTTGTTCAGATGCTTTTTCGGTGCAATATTCTGGCGTTGGTTGGAGGTGGCCCGGAACCTCAATATCCCTTAAACAAGGTGATGATATGGGATGATCATCAATCCAGGTGCATCGGCGAGCTGTCGTTTAGATCCGAGGTGAAATCCGTGAGGCTAAGAAGGGATAGAATTGTGGTTGTTTTAGCCCAGAAGATATTTGTTTACAACTTTGCGGATTTGAAGCTGTTACATCAGATTGAGACGGTGGCAAATCCTAAGGGTTTGTGTGAGGTGTCACAGGTATCGGGATCGATGGTTCTGGTTTGTCCGGGGCTGCAGAAGGGTCAGGTGAGAGTGGAGCATTACGCGTCGAAGAGGACCAAGTTTATAATGGCACATGACTCGAGGattgtgtgttttgcgctcacAAATGATGGGAGGTTACTGGCTACTGCTAGCAGTAAGGGTACTCTTGTCAGAGTGTTCAATACTTTAGATGGATCTTTGGTCCAAGAG GTCAGGAGAGGCGCAGATAGAGCAGAAATCTATAGCCTTGCCTTTTCTTCAACTGCACAATGGCTAGCTGTTTCCAGCGATAAAGGAACTGTCCATGTGTTCAATCTAAAGGTTGATTCAGCAGCTTTAGGAGTTGATAGGCCAAGAGGGGCATCTGAGTCAAATGCTACATCTCCATCAGCTGTGTCTCATCTCTCCTTCATTAGAG GTGTGCTGCCAAAGTATTTCAGCTCTGAGTGGTCTGTGGCGCAGTTCCGCTTGCAAGAAGGTCTGCAGCACATTGTGGCCTTTGGCCACCAAAAGAATACTGTTGTGATTCTTGGCATGGATGGCAG TTTCTACCGATGCGAGTTTGATGCAGCAGCTGGTGGGGAGATGACCCTGTTGGAACATCACAGTTTCTTAAAGCCAGAGGAGAACTTCTAA
- the LOC107814561 gene encoding histone H2A.1, producing MDAATTKTTKGAGGRKGGGPRKKSVTKSVKAGLQFPVGRIARFLKKGRYAQRVGTGAPIYLAAVLEYLAAEVLELAGNAARDNKKSRIIPRHVLLAVRNDEELGKLLSGVTIASGGVLPNINPVLLPKKSSASEEKASTPKATKSPKKA from the exons ATGGATGCAGCAACAACCAAGACAACCAAAGGTGCCGGAGGAAGGAAAGGAGGAGGCCCAAGAAAGAAGTCTGTAACCAAATCAGTCAAAGCTGGTCTTCAGTTTCCCGTTGGTCGTATTGCTCGTTTCCTGAAGAAGGGTCGTTATGCTCAGCGTGTTGGAACTGGTGCTCCAATTTACCTCGCTGCTGTTCTTGAATACCTTGCTGCTGAG GTGTTGGAGTTGGCTGGAAATGCTGCGAGAGATAACAAGAAGAGTAGGATTATTCCTAGGCACGTGCTTTTGGCAGTGAGGAATGATGAAGAGTTGGGGAAATTGCTGAGTGGAGTTACCATTGCAAGTGGAGGTGTTCTTCCAAACATTAACCCAGTTCTGTTGCCTAAGAAATCTTCTGCGTCCGAGGAGAAGGCATCTACACCCAAGGCCACCAAATCGCCAAAGAAGGCCTAG